In one Thermanaerovibrio velox DSM 12556 genomic region, the following are encoded:
- a CDS encoding Maf family protein, whose product MRLILASGSPRRRELLAALGWNFQVVVSQVDESPLPGESPEDMVLRLSLAKARDVALRAPDALVIGADTVVELDGQIFGKPNGRDEGLRMLMALQGRTHRVHTGVSLVLGDRSVSGVETTRVLFRPLSAEDAACYINTGEGDDKAGSYAIQGKGAMLVESIEGCYFNVVGLPVLRLSRLLEEMGFSLSDQLGGVSL is encoded by the coding sequence ATGAGGTTGATACTGGCCTCAGGCAGTCCCCGGAGGAGGGAGTTGCTCGCCGCGTTGGGATGGAACTTCCAAGTGGTGGTATCCCAGGTTGATGAGTCACCCCTTCCCGGAGAGTCGCCGGAGGATATGGTGCTCAGGCTGTCCCTGGCGAAGGCCAGGGACGTGGCTTTGAGGGCCCCCGATGCCCTTGTGATCGGGGCCGACACGGTTGTCGAGCTGGACGGTCAGATATTCGGCAAACCCAATGGCAGGGACGAAGGGCTTAGGATGCTGATGGCCCTTCAGGGCAGGACCCACCGGGTACACACCGGAGTGTCCCTGGTGCTGGGGGATAGATCCGTATCGGGGGTTGAGACCACCCGGGTCCTGTTCAGACCCCTTTCGGCTGAGGACGCCGCTTGCTACATCAACACCGGTGAGGGGGATGACAAGGCGGGAAGCTACGCTATCCAGGGCAAGGGGGCCATGTTGGTGGAATCGATCGAGGGATGTTATTTCAACGTGGTGGGGCTTCCGGTCTTGAGGCTGAGCCGCCTCCTTGAGGAGATGGGCTTCAGCCTTTCAGATCAGCTTGGGGGTGTGAGCTTATGA
- a CDS encoding aldehyde ferredoxin oxidoreductase family protein yields the protein MLRINLSNHTFSAEPLKEEWARDYLGGRGLGTRYYFEEVGPSVDPLSEGNNIYFVTGPLTGTLAASAGRFNVVAKSPLTGTIGAANSGGYFGPELKYAGWDMVVLEGRSPKPVYVYINNDQVEIRDAEGIWGLETHEATDKLLEQTDPEAKVAVIGPAGENLSLIANIINDKHRAPGRGGMGAVMGSKNLKALVVRGTKGVKVARPEEFLKAAVAAREKLAKHPVTGSGLPLYGTNVLVNILNQNGGLPTRNFRTGVFEGADRISGETQRESRLLKNKGCFGCGIGCGRVSFAESFGHHGEGPEYETSWSFGADCGVDDIDAVAMANYRCNELGLDTISMGATIACAMELYEMGLISREMAGVELNFGNGEALVPMVEAAAYRKGKLGELLAQGSFRLASHFGHPELSMTSKKQEMPAYDPRAIQGIGLNYATSNRGACHVRGYTISPEILGVPQKLDPQSIEEKPGWDKAFQDLTAVVDSVGMCLFTTFGIGAQEISEQLSSAVGIDYSTDDLMKIGERIWNMERLFNLKEGFSAADDVLPQRMTSEPLPEGPHKGKVSRVPEMLPKYYEVRGWTSEGVPTEEKIRELGLDWIR from the coding sequence GTGTTAAGGATAAACCTTTCGAACCACACGTTCAGCGCCGAGCCGTTGAAGGAGGAGTGGGCCAGGGACTATCTGGGCGGAAGGGGTTTGGGAACCCGCTACTACTTCGAGGAGGTAGGCCCCTCGGTTGATCCGCTGTCGGAGGGTAACAACATCTACTTCGTGACCGGTCCCCTGACCGGTACCCTGGCGGCTTCGGCGGGGCGGTTCAACGTGGTCGCCAAGAGCCCCCTTACCGGTACCATAGGGGCCGCCAACTCCGGCGGGTATTTCGGGCCGGAGCTCAAGTACGCCGGGTGGGATATGGTGGTCTTGGAGGGCCGTTCCCCTAAGCCGGTGTACGTGTACATCAACAACGACCAGGTGGAGATAAGGGATGCGGAGGGCATATGGGGCCTTGAGACCCATGAGGCCACGGATAAGCTGTTGGAACAGACCGACCCGGAGGCTAAGGTGGCGGTGATAGGTCCTGCGGGGGAGAACCTGTCCCTCATCGCCAACATAATAAACGACAAGCATCGGGCCCCTGGCCGGGGAGGCATGGGGGCGGTCATGGGTTCAAAGAACCTTAAGGCCCTGGTGGTGCGGGGCACGAAGGGCGTAAAGGTGGCCAGGCCGGAGGAGTTCCTGAAGGCCGCGGTCGCCGCCAGGGAGAAGCTGGCAAAACACCCGGTTACGGGAAGCGGGCTTCCCCTTTACGGTACCAACGTGTTGGTCAATATACTGAACCAGAACGGGGGACTGCCCACCAGGAACTTCAGGACCGGCGTCTTCGAGGGGGCGGACCGGATAAGCGGGGAGACCCAGCGGGAGAGCCGGCTCTTGAAGAACAAGGGCTGCTTTGGCTGCGGCATAGGGTGCGGCAGGGTGTCCTTCGCCGAGTCCTTTGGGCACCACGGGGAGGGGCCTGAGTACGAGACCTCCTGGTCCTTTGGTGCGGACTGCGGGGTTGACGACATAGACGCGGTGGCCATGGCCAACTATAGGTGCAACGAGCTTGGGTTGGACACCATATCCATGGGGGCCACCATAGCCTGCGCCATGGAGCTCTACGAGATGGGGCTGATATCCCGGGAGATGGCGGGGGTTGAGCTTAACTTCGGCAACGGGGAAGCCTTGGTCCCCATGGTGGAGGCGGCGGCATACCGGAAGGGCAAGCTGGGGGAGCTGTTGGCCCAGGGTTCCTTCCGGCTGGCGAGCCACTTCGGTCACCCGGAGCTTTCAATGACCTCCAAGAAGCAGGAGATGCCCGCCTATGACCCCAGGGCGATACAGGGTATAGGTTTGAACTATGCCACCAGCAACCGTGGGGCCTGCCACGTCAGGGGCTACACCATATCGCCGGAGATACTGGGGGTGCCTCAGAAGCTGGATCCCCAGTCCATAGAGGAGAAGCCCGGGTGGGACAAGGCGTTCCAGGACCTCACCGCGGTGGTTGACTCGGTGGGCATGTGCCTTTTCACCACCTTTGGGATCGGGGCCCAGGAGATATCGGAACAGCTCTCCAGTGCCGTGGGGATCGATTACTCTACGGATGACCTCATGAAGATCGGTGAGAGGATATGGAACATGGAGCGCCTCTTCAACCTCAAGGAGGGCTTCTCCGCCGCCGACGACGTGCTTCCCCAGAGGATGACATCGGAGCCGCTGCCCGAAGGCCCCCACAAGGGCAAGGTCAGCCGGGTGCCCGAGATGCTCCCGAAGTACTACGAGGTGAGGGGCTGGACCAGCGAAGGGGTGCCCACGGAGGAGAAGATACGGGAGCTCGGGCTTGACTGGATAAGGTGA
- a CDS encoding ribonuclease J: MGMESGVSNARPSRQRRGKGKSPKPRKDLKWIPLGGMGEIGKNVSVLQYGDEMVVIDCGLKFPEEEMLGIDLVIPDVSFLEENRDKIKGIFITHGHEDHIGALPFVLPKLDVPVYGTRLTLGLIKNKLGEVCPRYRPKFNEISAGDSVTLGSFTVRAIAVCHSIPDGLAYAVKTPVGTVVHTGDFKLDNQPIDGRTTDYGAFAELGREGVLLMLSDSTNVEREGFTPSERTVGRTLEQLFRLHKDKRIVIATFASNLHRAQQVFNIAMRYNRKVALVGRSMLAYVELARELGYVNAPEDLFVPAQEADRMSPNRVVVLTTGSQGEPFSGLVLMSKGEHRQIRLGQRDLVIISATPIPGNEKLVSRTINMLFSCGCEVVYERDQAIHVSGHASREELKMMISLIKPKCFAPVHGEYRHLVRHAQLARDLGVPSKEVFVLSNGDVLTLTSQGKGRVDGRVQAGAIMVDGLAMGEFQGSLLKERRELALDGVLAVSVLLGQDGSVRDVKMESRGFLHSQEAKDLYGELERAVIRALESCPSGDESAKTAIRKRMREVLSRYSRGYPSIIPLINRL; this comes from the coding sequence ATGGGCATGGAATCGGGCGTTTCCAACGCCAGGCCCTCTCGACAGAGACGTGGTAAAGGCAAGTCCCCAAAACCACGGAAGGATCTTAAATGGATACCTTTGGGCGGCATGGGGGAGATAGGGAAGAACGTCTCCGTCCTGCAGTACGGGGACGAGATGGTGGTAATAGACTGCGGCCTTAAGTTCCCGGAGGAGGAGATGTTAGGCATAGACCTTGTGATCCCTGACGTCTCCTTCCTGGAGGAGAACCGGGACAAGATAAAGGGCATATTCATAACCCACGGCCATGAGGATCATATAGGGGCCCTTCCCTTTGTGTTGCCGAAGTTGGACGTCCCGGTCTACGGGACCCGGCTGACGTTGGGGCTCATAAAGAACAAGCTGGGGGAGGTTTGCCCCCGGTACAGGCCTAAGTTCAACGAGATAAGCGCCGGAGACAGCGTGACTTTGGGGAGCTTCACGGTCAGGGCCATAGCGGTCTGCCACTCCATACCGGATGGGCTTGCGTACGCGGTGAAGACCCCGGTGGGAACCGTGGTCCACACCGGGGACTTCAAATTGGACAACCAGCCCATAGATGGCCGCACCACCGACTACGGGGCCTTCGCGGAGCTAGGCAGGGAGGGGGTTCTCCTCATGCTGTCGGACTCCACCAACGTTGAGCGGGAGGGCTTCACCCCGTCGGAGAGGACCGTGGGCAGGACCCTTGAGCAGCTGTTCCGTCTTCATAAGGACAAGCGAATAGTCATAGCCACCTTTGCCAGCAACCTTCACAGGGCCCAGCAGGTCTTCAACATAGCCATGAGGTACAACCGTAAGGTGGCCCTGGTGGGAAGGAGCATGCTTGCCTACGTGGAGCTCGCCCGGGAGCTGGGTTACGTCAACGCCCCGGAGGACCTTTTCGTCCCCGCCCAGGAGGCGGACCGCATGTCCCCAAACCGGGTGGTGGTGCTCACCACGGGAAGCCAAGGGGAACCCTTCTCTGGGCTCGTGCTCATGAGCAAGGGAGAGCACCGGCAGATCCGACTGGGACAGAGGGATCTGGTGATAATATCCGCCACCCCTATCCCAGGGAACGAGAAGCTGGTGAGCCGGACCATCAACATGCTCTTCTCCTGCGGGTGTGAGGTGGTGTACGAAAGGGATCAGGCCATACACGTGTCCGGTCACGCCTCCAGGGAGGAGCTAAAGATGATGATAAGCCTCATCAAGCCCAAGTGCTTCGCCCCGGTTCACGGGGAGTACCGGCATTTGGTGAGACATGCCCAGCTCGCCAGGGATCTGGGGGTCCCCTCCAAGGAGGTCTTTGTCCTTTCGAACGGGGACGTGCTGACATTGACATCCCAGGGGAAGGGAAGGGTGGACGGCCGAGTCCAGGCGGGGGCAATAATGGTGGACGGCCTTGCCATGGGTGAGTTCCAGGGTAGCCTGCTCAAGGAGCGCAGGGAGCTGGCCCTTGATGGGGTCCTGGCGGTATCGGTGCTTTTGGGCCAGGACGGTTCTGTGCGGGACGTTAAGATGGAAAGCCGGGGCTTCCTGCATAGCCAAGAGGCAAAGGACCTTTACGGGGAGCTAGAGAGGGCGGTCATAAGGGCACTGGAATCCTGCCCCTCTGGGGATGAGTCCGCCAAGACCGCCATAAGGAAGAGGATGAGGGAGGTGCTTAGCCGCTACTCCAGGGGGTATCCTTCCATAATACCCCTCATAAACAGGCTGTGA
- a CDS encoding 4Fe-4S dicluster domain-containing protein codes for MATERVLLVTPERCIGCGSCELACSFNKEGQFRPSMSRVGVHRFERGQNVPIMCFQCEDAPCAKACKTQALYKSSSGLVEFDKDKCIGCRMCVMACPFGNVSYDRSSKGVIKCDQCGGDPKCAGICPTKAIEYLPADSAVVAKKKKFAKRIADALEEVKD; via the coding sequence ATGGCGACGGAGAGGGTTCTTCTGGTTACGCCGGAGCGCTGCATAGGCTGCGGCAGCTGTGAGTTGGCCTGCTCTTTCAATAAGGAAGGACAGTTCAGGCCTTCCATGAGCAGGGTGGGGGTTCATAGGTTTGAGAGGGGACAGAACGTTCCGATCATGTGTTTCCAGTGTGAGGACGCGCCTTGCGCCAAGGCCTGCAAGACCCAGGCGCTTTACAAGTCCTCCTCTGGGTTGGTGGAGTTCGACAAGGACAAGTGCATAGGGTGCCGTATGTGCGTGATGGCCTGTCCCTTCGGCAACGTTTCCTATGACAGGTCGAGCAAGGGAGTGATAAAGTGCGACCAGTGCGGAGGGGATCCGAAGTGCGCAGGCATATGTCCCACCAAGGCCATAGAGTACCTGCCCGCGGACTCCGCGGTGGTGGCCAAGAAGAAGAAGTTCGCCAAGAGGATAGCGGATGCCCTTGAGGAGGTGAAGGACTAG
- a CDS encoding undecaprenyl-diphosphate phosphatase produces MGVVLYPVLLGLVQGFSEFLPISSSGHLALVQIFLGIKGPQMGFDLILHMATLLAVVAYFAVDMLRFLRDFLWGFFSEDARSSEGWRYGWAVIAGTVVTALVGLPLKPLVETASQNSLWVGAGLVVTGIVLTVSRFIPPGARKVGLMVGLVVGLAQGIAVMPGISRSGSTIVAALAVGLSPLEAFRFSFLLSVPAVIGATLVEVFDGGGYAAFLSSLPHGWPIGFVAAGAAGFLSLVALRRVSLFRAWWMFGAYCLLLGTAVVGFSLLGV; encoded by the coding sequence ATGGGGGTTGTTTTGTACCCTGTGCTCCTGGGGTTGGTGCAGGGTTTCTCCGAGTTCCTGCCCATAAGCAGCTCCGGGCACCTGGCGCTGGTGCAGATCTTCTTGGGCATTAAGGGGCCCCAGATGGGTTTCGACCTGATCCTCCACATGGCAACCTTGCTTGCGGTGGTGGCGTACTTCGCCGTAGACATGCTTAGGTTCCTCCGGGATTTCCTTTGGGGGTTCTTCTCGGAGGATGCCAGGTCCTCTGAGGGATGGAGGTATGGATGGGCGGTGATCGCAGGCACCGTGGTGACCGCCTTGGTGGGCCTTCCCCTCAAGCCCCTGGTGGAGACCGCGTCCCAGAACTCCCTTTGGGTTGGTGCCGGTTTGGTCGTTACCGGCATCGTGCTCACCGTTTCCAGGTTCATCCCCCCTGGAGCCAGGAAGGTTGGGCTCATGGTGGGACTCGTGGTCGGACTGGCTCAGGGCATAGCGGTCATGCCCGGTATATCCAGGTCCGGCAGCACCATAGTGGCGGCCTTGGCGGTGGGTCTCTCACCTTTGGAGGCCTTCCGGTTCTCGTTCCTCCTGTCGGTTCCTGCGGTGATCGGGGCTACCCTGGTTGAGGTCTTTGACGGCGGGGGATACGCCGCGTTCCTTTCGTCCCTCCCCCATGGGTGGCCCATAGGTTTCGTGGCCGCTGGGGCCGCGGGTTTCCTCTCCCTTGTGGCTTTAAGACGGGTCTCCCTCTTCAGGGCCTGGTGGATGTTTGGTGCCTACTGCTTATTGCTTGGTACCGCGGTGGTGGGTTTCTCCTTGCTCGGTGTATGA
- a CDS encoding Na/Pi cotransporter family protein yields MSFKVLLQLLGGVGMLIYGIKVMGDSLQNLAGDRLRRLIAKLTGTPIKGVIVGTAVTTIIQSSSATTVMVVSFVHAGLMTLYQAFGVIMGANIGTTVTAQIMAFKITDIAYLCVLIGAFLFLMSKTKRQREIGAGLAGFGILFIGMHIMGDSMSFLKGRDDLFMPFRHHPIWAVFAGTAVTMVIQSSSATVGLTMAMASQGFMPLNVAIAFILGDNIGTTITAVLASLGGNRSAKQAAACHVMFNVLGTLIMLPLLPWYSKLIALTASDISRQVANAHTFFNVANTLIFLPFVKPYVNLIRRIVPDDGVVKVYGPAFLDRNLISASPAAALDALKKEMVRMGYFAKSMLEGCRGAIVKWSDSSAADVLNTEKIVNELTHEIVRYGTELGQKGLSSDLSFLLNSCINGVGDIERMGDHSTNLVEMYQYMRDHNLKFTESAMKEFEEMFSLVYEAVSKSIEALDKEDLCLAGEVMELEDRVDEMEKRLRARHIDRLNHGKCSPGAGVVFIDILSNLERVGDHAHNLACVVMDMAKVRGQEVCEA; encoded by the coding sequence ATGTCCTTCAAGGTCCTTCTTCAGCTCTTGGGCGGAGTGGGGATGTTGATCTACGGAATAAAGGTCATGGGAGACTCCCTGCAGAACCTGGCAGGGGATCGTCTGAGACGTCTCATAGCCAAGCTCACGGGAACTCCCATCAAAGGGGTTATAGTGGGTACTGCGGTCACCACCATTATTCAGAGCAGCAGCGCTACCACCGTCATGGTGGTGAGCTTTGTCCACGCGGGGCTCATGACCCTTTATCAGGCCTTTGGGGTGATAATGGGGGCCAACATAGGCACAACCGTGACGGCCCAGATAATGGCCTTCAAGATAACCGACATCGCCTACCTGTGCGTGTTGATCGGGGCCTTTCTCTTCCTCATGTCCAAGACGAAACGCCAGCGGGAGATAGGGGCCGGGCTTGCAGGGTTCGGCATACTGTTCATAGGGATGCACATCATGGGGGACTCCATGTCCTTCTTGAAGGGCAGGGATGACCTGTTCATGCCCTTTAGGCACCATCCCATTTGGGCGGTCTTCGCGGGCACGGCGGTCACCATGGTGATTCAATCCAGCTCCGCCACCGTGGGGCTTACCATGGCCATGGCGTCTCAGGGCTTCATGCCCCTGAACGTGGCGATAGCCTTTATCTTGGGCGACAACATAGGCACCACCATAACGGCGGTGCTGGCCTCCTTGGGAGGCAACAGGTCCGCCAAACAGGCGGCAGCGTGCCATGTGATGTTCAACGTGCTTGGAACCTTGATCATGCTGCCCCTGCTGCCATGGTATTCCAAGCTCATAGCCCTCACTGCTTCGGACATATCACGGCAGGTGGCCAACGCTCATACCTTCTTCAACGTGGCGAACACCCTGATATTCCTCCCATTCGTGAAACCCTACGTGAACCTGATAAGGCGCATAGTCCCAGACGACGGGGTGGTTAAGGTTTACGGACCCGCCTTCCTGGATCGTAACCTGATATCCGCTTCACCCGCCGCCGCCCTGGACGCCCTCAAGAAGGAGATGGTCCGGATGGGCTACTTTGCCAAGTCAATGCTTGAGGGATGCAGGGGGGCCATCGTTAAATGGAGTGATTCCAGCGCGGCCGACGTCCTTAACACCGAAAAGATAGTGAACGAGCTCACCCATGAGATAGTCCGTTACGGGACGGAGCTCGGCCAGAAGGGCCTCTCATCGGACCTCTCGTTCCTCCTGAACTCCTGCATAAACGGGGTTGGGGACATAGAGCGGATGGGGGATCACTCCACTAACCTGGTCGAGATGTACCAGTATATGAGGGACCATAACCTTAAGTTCACGGAGTCCGCCATGAAGGAGTTCGAGGAGATGTTCTCCCTGGTTTACGAGGCGGTGAGCAAGAGCATTGAGGCCTTGGACAAGGAGGACCTGTGCCTGGCGGGGGAGGTAATGGAGCTTGAGGACCGGGTGGACGAGATGGAAAAGCGTCTCAGGGCCCGACACATCGACAGGCTTAACCACGGCAAGTGCAGCCCAGGGGCCGGGGTGGTGTTCATAGACATCTTGAGCAACCTTGAGCGGGTTGGGGACCATGCCCATAACCTGGCCTGCGTGGTCATGGACATGGCTAAGGTGAGAGGGCAGGAGGTGTGCGAGGCTTGA
- a CDS encoding DUF5693 family protein, whose protein sequence is MIHFPKGGQLRGGAADGRGSSFFVALLVASLCVSLFSLLPRVRAEVGNRKVGIVLEYRDLVSLAREGRATPSGLAESLRAKGLSGLLVGELTGRDLISGFGSLRLSPVRDLPFPLPVQGVPKDRAVLWSSADDPNMRLAMPYLSAKFPASSRMSSSGYLAVLLSLGMSDLLDSGLVPDFEGLELARRLGFPVLFRPLPCIGVGGGAVASGIETLLSHGYLIRGILPAGLTVAGYPQLEPLGALLRGESMFLAQPEFVKQIGMVQAGKSAFPNLIPLHSVIKDEVFSKSITREQLVERMVRAVHERTVRLLLVRPYDLYPGERLGSFTEDLDLLSASLRARGYIMGFPSAEQPVGRSRIAPFGAALALLAVMMSLLNRFSEVRLLNSPRLIPLYLGVPLLLALGASIAGGFPMKLMGALLGALGASEAALRALDQKSPLRGALWGFAVALAVGTAIGAMYGFSLYMLRVEVFSGVKLTLVLPPVMVVLNDVLKRRYPEGAEILKRPPLWGELMVAGILLAGLAFMAVRSDNTALVPQWELSFREWLERLLLVRPRTKELLGYPCLFVTSWLSARGIVPRLQEVFRIVSSLAFASAVNSFCHLHTPYPLTLLRGFNGLWTGCLIGLVLFVSLGAVFNYRAGRLRS, encoded by the coding sequence ATGATCCATTTCCCAAAGGGTGGCCAGCTTCGGGGGGGGGCAGCGGACGGAAGGGGCAGTTCCTTCTTTGTGGCCCTCCTGGTGGCCTCCCTATGTGTGTCCCTCTTCTCGCTTCTTCCCAGGGTGAGGGCGGAGGTTGGGAACCGCAAGGTGGGCATAGTGCTTGAGTACAGGGACCTGGTCTCCCTCGCCAGGGAAGGTAGGGCCACGCCCTCAGGGCTGGCTGAATCCCTTAGGGCCAAGGGGCTCAGCGGGCTTTTGGTAGGGGAGTTGACCGGCCGGGACCTGATCTCCGGGTTTGGCTCCTTAAGGCTCTCCCCGGTGCGGGACCTGCCGTTCCCATTGCCGGTCCAGGGGGTTCCCAAGGATAGAGCGGTCCTTTGGTCCTCCGCGGATGACCCCAACATGAGGCTGGCAATGCCTTACCTATCCGCCAAGTTCCCCGCCTCATCCAGGATGTCCTCATCGGGGTACCTGGCGGTCCTGCTGTCCCTTGGTATGTCCGACCTATTGGATTCGGGGTTGGTTCCGGACTTCGAAGGCTTGGAGCTGGCCCGCCGGCTCGGTTTCCCAGTTTTGTTCCGTCCCCTTCCCTGCATAGGTGTTGGTGGCGGGGCTGTTGCTTCGGGGATAGAGACCCTCCTCTCCCACGGTTACCTCATAAGGGGCATACTCCCCGCTGGACTTACCGTGGCGGGCTACCCCCAGCTGGAGCCCCTAGGGGCGTTGCTAAGGGGGGAGTCCATGTTCCTGGCCCAGCCGGAGTTCGTGAAGCAGATCGGCATGGTACAGGCTGGCAAGTCCGCCTTCCCTAACCTCATACCCCTTCACAGCGTGATCAAGGACGAGGTCTTCTCCAAGTCCATAACCAGGGAGCAGCTGGTGGAGCGCATGGTACGGGCGGTTCACGAGAGGACCGTGAGGCTGCTTCTGGTCCGTCCCTATGACCTTTACCCAGGGGAGAGGCTTGGCAGCTTCACCGAGGACCTCGATCTGCTGAGCGCTTCCCTTAGGGCCCGGGGGTATATTATGGGGTTCCCTTCGGCGGAGCAGCCGGTGGGAAGGTCCCGCATAGCCCCGTTTGGTGCGGCCCTTGCGCTCCTGGCGGTGATGATGTCCCTGCTGAACCGCTTCTCCGAGGTCCGGCTGTTGAACAGTCCCCGCCTGATCCCCTTATACTTGGGGGTTCCGCTGCTGCTTGCATTGGGGGCCTCCATCGCCGGGGGCTTCCCGATGAAGCTTATGGGGGCCCTCCTCGGGGCCTTGGGGGCCTCTGAGGCGGCCCTCAGGGCGTTGGACCAGAAGAGCCCCTTAAGGGGGGCCCTGTGGGGTTTCGCGGTGGCTTTGGCGGTTGGCACCGCCATAGGTGCCATGTACGGCTTCAGCCTGTACATGCTGAGGGTTGAGGTGTTTTCAGGGGTTAAGCTCACCCTCGTACTGCCGCCGGTCATGGTGGTCCTGAACGATGTGCTGAAGCGAAGATACCCGGAGGGAGCGGAGATACTGAAACGTCCTCCCCTTTGGGGTGAACTGATGGTGGCCGGTATTCTCCTGGCGGGCCTCGCCTTCATGGCGGTAAGGAGCGACAACACCGCCCTGGTGCCCCAGTGGGAGCTGTCTTTCCGCGAGTGGTTGGAGCGGTTGCTGCTGGTCCGTCCCAGGACCAAGGAGCTCTTGGGGTATCCCTGCCTTTTCGTGACCTCCTGGCTGTCCGCCAGGGGAATTGTCCCAAGGCTTCAGGAGGTTTTCCGGATTGTGTCCTCCCTGGCCTTCGCATCCGCGGTCAACTCCTTCTGTCATCTTCACACCCCTTATCCGTTGACCTTGTTGCGGGGTTTCAACGGTCTTTGGACCGGGTGCCTTATAGGCCTTGTGCTGTTCGTATCCCTTGGCGCCGTGTTTAACTACCGAGCCGGGAGGTTAAGGTCATGA
- a CDS encoding ubiquitin-like small modifier protein 1 has product MLFFATFRELAGRREDQAEASTVRELLEVLSRRYGRSFHDAVLKDGAMSDQVIVLVNGHHVAHLDGEETRLNPDDQVSIFPVIGGG; this is encoded by the coding sequence GTGCTCTTCTTCGCCACCTTCAGGGAGTTGGCGGGCCGCAGGGAGGACCAGGCGGAGGCGTCCACGGTGAGGGAGCTCTTGGAGGTCTTGTCCCGCCGGTACGGACGGAGCTTCCATGACGCGGTCCTTAAGGATGGGGCCATGTCGGACCAGGTTATAGTGTTGGTGAACGGTCATCACGTGGCCCATCTAGATGGGGAGGAGACCCGGTTGAACCCCGATGACCAGGTGAGCATATTCCCTGTAATAGGGGGTGGGTAG
- a CDS encoding Na+/H+ antiporter family protein, whose product MILTNPVVLSVLVMIVLCLFNLNIILALIVSALVAGLAAGMSLGDTMGVLIGGMGGNSETALSYILLGALAVAISQTGVASLLSAKLSRVVGSRKAFLLLLIASVSCLSQNLIPVHIAFIPILIPPMLSLFNRLKMDRRGVACALTFGLKAPYIVLPAGFGLIFHGILSDQMAANGVSVPKGDMWHYTWILGVGMVIGLLLAVFVSYSRDREYQDKPVMGLEGVPEVEKLSRDHYITLAAVLVAFVIQLKTSSLPLGAVVALGLMAAGGVIRWRKLDDVMAGGIGIMGMIAMIMLVAAGYGAVIRETKAVDALVNGVVSMVGGSKFYGALLMLLVGLLVTMGIGTSFGTIPVVAAIYCPLGVKLGFTPGALACILAAAAALGDAGSPASDSTLGPTSGLNADGQHNHIWDTCVPTFIHYNIPLIIFGLIGAMMLY is encoded by the coding sequence GTGATCCTTACGAACCCCGTCGTGCTTTCCGTGTTGGTCATGATAGTTCTTTGTTTGTTTAATTTGAACATCATTCTTGCCCTCATCGTGTCCGCCTTGGTGGCGGGATTGGCGGCTGGGATGTCCTTGGGTGACACCATGGGGGTACTGATAGGTGGGATGGGCGGCAACTCGGAGACCGCGTTGAGCTACATCCTGCTTGGTGCCCTGGCGGTGGCGATAAGCCAGACCGGGGTGGCCTCCCTCCTGAGTGCCAAGCTGTCCAGGGTGGTGGGAAGCCGCAAGGCGTTCTTGCTCCTGCTCATAGCCTCGGTGAGCTGTCTATCCCAGAACCTGATCCCGGTTCACATCGCGTTCATCCCCATCCTGATCCCCCCCATGTTGTCGCTTTTCAACCGTCTTAAGATGGACCGGCGGGGGGTGGCCTGCGCCCTCACCTTCGGGCTCAAGGCACCTTACATAGTGTTGCCCGCGGGTTTTGGCCTCATCTTTCACGGGATACTATCCGACCAGATGGCCGCCAACGGGGTCAGCGTCCCCAAGGGTGACATGTGGCACTACACCTGGATACTCGGAGTCGGCATGGTCATAGGCCTGTTGCTCGCCGTGTTCGTGAGCTACTCCAGGGACAGGGAGTACCAGGACAAGCCGGTGATGGGGCTCGAGGGCGTTCCCGAGGTGGAGAAATTGTCCAGGGATCACTACATAACCCTGGCGGCGGTGTTGGTGGCCTTTGTCATCCAGCTTAAGACCAGCTCCCTGCCCCTTGGGGCCGTGGTGGCCCTGGGACTCATGGCGGCCGGCGGGGTCATCCGGTGGAGGAAGCTCGACGATGTGATGGCCGGCGGCATAGGCATAATGGGCATGATAGCCATGATAATGTTGGTGGCGGCGGGCTACGGAGCGGTCATCCGGGAGACCAAGGCGGTGGACGCTTTGGTCAACGGTGTCGTCTCGATGGTTGGAGGCAGCAAGTTCTACGGTGCCCTTCTGATGCTGCTGGTGGGGCTTCTGGTCACCATGGGCATAGGCACCTCGTTTGGGACCATCCCGGTTGTGGCCGCCATATACTGTCCCTTGGGGGTTAAGCTGGGCTTTACCCCCGGAGCACTGGCGTGCATCCTTGCCGCCGCGGCGGCCCTGGGGGACGCGGGCTCTCCGGCCTCGGACTCTACCTTGGGCCCCACGTCTGGACTTAACGCCGACGGTCAGCACAACCACATATGGGACACCTGCGTCCCGACCTTTATCCACTACAACATACCGCTCATAATCTTTGGCCTCATTGGGGCCATGATGCTCTACTAA